Proteins from a single region of Salipiger sp. H15:
- a CDS encoding DUF2484 family protein, translating to MTLSLFLVCAWLVIANVLGMLPSRDDHWTRAYVLIAFGLPLLGWVWWQNGPWLALLVLAAGASVLRWPVIHLFRWLRARAG from the coding sequence ATGACCCTTTCGCTCTTTCTCGTCTGCGCCTGGCTGGTGATCGCCAACGTGCTCGGCATGCTGCCGTCGCGCGACGATCACTGGACGCGGGCCTACGTGCTGATCGCGTTCGGCCTGCCGCTGCTCGGCTGGGTCTGGTGGCAGAACGGCCCCTGGCTGGCGCTGCTGGTGCTGGCGGCCGGGGCGAGCGTGCTGCGCTGGCCGGTGATCCACCTCTTCCGCTGGCTGCGCGCCCGCGCGGGATGA
- a CDS encoding D-alanine--D-alanine ligase — MSSRAAPKVAVLMGGPSAEREVSLSSGRECAAALRNEGFEVIELDAGPDLAARLADLSPDVVFNALHGRWGEDGCVQGLLEWSRIPYTHSGVLASALAMDKERSKQVYRDAGLPVVDSVLASKAEVSSRHVLPPPYVVKPYNEGSSVGVYLVMDGANTPPQLSEAMPETVMVETYAPGREMTTTVLGDRALTVTDILTDGWYDYDAKYKAGGSRHVVPAEIPQEIFDACLDYALRAHKALGCRGLSRTDFRWDESRGLEGLVLLETNTQPGMTPTSLAPEQAQACGMSFGALCRWMVEDASCDR, encoded by the coding sequence ATGTCGAGCAGGGCAGCTCCCAAAGTGGCGGTATTGATGGGCGGACCCTCGGCAGAGCGCGAGGTGTCGCTGAGTTCCGGTCGGGAATGTGCCGCCGCTTTGCGGAATGAGGGATTTGAGGTGATCGAACTGGACGCGGGGCCCGATCTGGCCGCGCGGCTTGCGGACCTGTCTCCCGACGTCGTTTTCAACGCACTTCACGGCCGCTGGGGCGAGGATGGCTGCGTGCAGGGCCTGCTCGAGTGGTCGCGCATTCCCTACACCCATTCCGGCGTGCTGGCCTCGGCGCTGGCCATGGACAAGGAACGCTCCAAGCAGGTCTACCGCGACGCGGGCCTGCCGGTGGTGGACAGCGTGCTCGCCTCCAAGGCCGAGGTTTCCTCGCGCCACGTGCTGCCGCCGCCCTACGTGGTGAAGCCCTACAACGAGGGCAGCTCGGTCGGCGTCTATCTCGTGATGGACGGGGCCAACACGCCGCCGCAGCTCTCCGAGGCGATGCCCGAGACGGTGATGGTCGAGACCTACGCCCCGGGCCGCGAGATGACCACGACGGTGCTCGGCGACCGCGCGCTGACGGTGACCGACATCCTCACCGACGGCTGGTACGACTACGACGCCAAGTACAAGGCCGGCGGCTCGCGCCACGTGGTGCCTGCCGAGATCCCGCAGGAGATCTTCGACGCCTGCCTCGACTACGCGCTGCGCGCCCACAAGGCGCTCGGCTGCCGCGGGCTCAGCCGCACCGATTTCCGCTGGGACGAGAGCCGCGGCCTCGAGGGGCTGGTGCTGCTCGAGACCAACACCCAGCCGGGCATGACGCCCACCTCGCTTGCCCCCGAGCAGGCGCAGGCCTGCGGCATGTCCTTCGGCGCGCTCTGCCGCTGGATGGTGGAGGATGCCTCATGCGACAGGTAG
- the murB gene encoding UDP-N-acetylmuramate dehydrogenase, producing MTDPLPPVLPPVRGRLTEGRPLSELTWLRVGGPAELLFQPADLQDLQDFLAALPAGVPVFPMGVGSNLIVRDGGMRGVVIRLGRGFNGIEVEGTRVTAGAAALDAHVAKRAAQAGVDLTFLRTIPGSIGGAVRMNAGCYGTYVADHLVEIRAVTRDGALVTLPAAALNLQYRQSELPEGAVVIEAVFEGPQGEPEALEARMEAQLKKRDETQPTKDRTAGSTFRNPAGFSSTGREDDTHELKAWKVIDEAGMRGATRGGAQMSPMHSNFLVNTGEATAADLEGLGEEVRKRVFQHSGLQLQWEIMRVGDPLEN from the coding sequence ATGACTGATCCGCTTCCCCCCGTCCTTCCGCCCGTGCGGGGCCGCCTGACCGAAGGCCGCCCGCTGTCCGAACTCACCTGGCTGCGCGTCGGCGGCCCGGCCGAACTGCTGTTCCAGCCGGCCGACCTGCAGGACCTGCAGGACTTCCTCGCGGCGCTGCCCGCCGGGGTGCCGGTCTTCCCGATGGGGGTCGGCTCGAACCTCATCGTGCGCGATGGCGGGATGCGCGGCGTGGTGATCCGGCTCGGGCGCGGCTTCAACGGCATCGAGGTCGAAGGAACGCGCGTCACGGCGGGGGCGGCGGCGCTCGATGCGCATGTGGCGAAGCGCGCGGCGCAGGCCGGGGTGGATCTGACCTTCCTGCGCACCATCCCGGGCTCGATCGGCGGGGCGGTGCGGATGAACGCGGGCTGCTACGGCACCTATGTCGCCGACCACCTCGTCGAGATTCGCGCGGTCACCCGCGACGGCGCGCTGGTGACGCTGCCCGCCGCGGCGCTGAACCTGCAATACCGCCAGTCCGAGCTTCCCGAGGGCGCGGTGGTGATCGAGGCGGTGTTCGAGGGACCGCAAGGCGAGCCGGAGGCGCTCGAGGCGCGGATGGAGGCGCAGCTGAAGAAGCGCGACGAGACCCAGCCCACCAAGGACCGCACCGCGGGCTCGACTTTCCGCAACCCGGCGGGGTTCAGCTCGACCGGGCGCGAGGACGACACGCATGAGCTGAAGGCTTGGAAGGTGATCGACGAGGCCGGGATGCGCGGCGCGACGCGGGGCGGGGCGCAGATGAGCCCCATGCATTCCAACTTCCTTGTGAACACCGGCGAGGCAACCGCGGCGGATCTCGAGGGTCTCGGCGAGGAAGTTCGAAAAAGGGTTTTCCAACACAGTGGTTTGCAGCTACAGTGGGAAATCATGCGGGTCGGCGATCCGCTTGAAAACTGA
- the ftsA gene encoding cell division protein FtsA, protein MFELYESQRAMRNMRKAAMQRGVVAVLDVGSSKIACLVLRFDGTERGADSGVGSLAGQAGFRVIGAATTRSRGVRFGEIAAMSETERAIRTAVQAAQKMAGIRVDHVIACFSGAEPRSYGLDGKVGIEGSTVTEQDVARVLSACDVPEVGHGREVLHAQPVNFALDHRSGLSDPRGQIGRELTCDMHMLTVNAQAIQNLAHCVKRCDLELAGIASSAYVSGVAALVEDEQELGAACIDMGGGATGVSIFMKKHMIYGDAVPMGGDHVTGDISMGLQIPMAMAERIKTFYGGVHATGMDDREMIEISGDTGDWHHDRRQVSRAELIGIMRPRVEEILEEVRACLDAAGFEHLPSQQIVLTGAASQIPGLDGLASRILGSQVRLGRPMRVHGLPQAATGPGFASAVGMCLFAAHPQDEWWDFEIPIERYSSRSIMKAVKWFRDNW, encoded by the coding sequence ATGTTCGAGCTATACGAGTCCCAGCGTGCGATGCGCAACATGCGCAAGGCGGCGATGCAGCGCGGTGTCGTGGCCGTGCTGGATGTCGGCAGCTCGAAGATCGCCTGCCTCGTGCTGCGCTTCGACGGCACCGAGCGCGGCGCCGACAGCGGCGTCGGCTCGCTGGCAGGGCAGGCAGGCTTCCGGGTGATCGGCGCGGCCACCACCCGCTCGCGCGGGGTGCGCTTCGGCGAGATCGCCGCGATGAGCGAGACCGAGCGCGCGATCCGCACCGCGGTGCAGGCGGCGCAGAAGATGGCCGGCATCCGGGTCGACCACGTGATCGCCTGCTTCTCGGGCGCCGAGCCGCGCAGCTACGGTCTCGACGGCAAGGTCGGCATCGAGGGCAGCACGGTCACCGAGCAGGACGTGGCGCGGGTGCTCTCGGCCTGCGACGTGCCCGAGGTGGGCCATGGCCGCGAGGTGCTGCACGCGCAGCCGGTGAACTTCGCGCTCGACCACCGCTCGGGCCTCAGCGATCCGCGCGGCCAGATCGGCCGCGAGCTGACTTGCGACATGCACATGCTGACGGTGAACGCGCAGGCGATCCAGAACCTCGCCCATTGCGTCAAGCGCTGCGACCTCGAGCTCGCGGGCATCGCAAGCTCGGCCTACGTGTCGGGCGTGGCGGCGCTGGTCGAGGACGAGCAGGAGCTGGGCGCGGCCTGCATCGACATGGGTGGCGGCGCGACGGGCGTGTCGATCTTCATGAAGAAGCACATGATCTACGGCGACGCGGTGCCGATGGGCGGTGACCACGTCACCGGCGACATCTCGATGGGGCTGCAGATCCCCATGGCCATGGCCGAGCGGATCAAGACCTTCTACGGCGGCGTACACGCCACCGGCATGGACGACCGCGAGATGATCGAGATCTCGGGCGACACCGGCGACTGGCACCACGACCGGCGGCAGGTGAGCCGTGCCGAGCTGATCGGCATCATGCGCCCGAGGGTCGAGGAGATCCTCGAGGAGGTGCGCGCCTGCCTCGACGCGGCGGGCTTCGAGCACCTGCCGAGCCAGCAGATCGTGCTGACCGGCGCCGCGAGCCAGATCCCCGGCCTCGACGGGCTGGCGAGCCGCATCCTCGGCAGCCAGGTGCGCCTGGGCCGCCCGATGCGCGTGCACGGGCTGCCGCAGGCGGCGACGGGCCCGGGCTTTGCCTCGGCGGTCGGCATGTGCCTCTTCGCGGCGCATCCGCAGGACGAATGGTGGGACTTCGAGATCCCGATCGAGCGCTATTCCTCGCGGTCGATCATGAAGGCGGTCAAGTGGTTCCGCGACAACTGGTAA
- a CDS encoding cell division protein FtsQ/DivIB — protein sequence MRQVGAAPARVQQRPAGRAQAYRSDPAPSRLKYRLERLMLTPLFRFSLRFGLPFLVGIGGASWYFSYDSNRESFLGAIQSVRDQIESRPEFRVDLMAIDGASDGVAADVREILSLDFPLSSFDLDLDEMRGIVTGLDAVKSATLRIKQGGVLEVSIVERVPVVLWRGVRGLELLDEEGVLVGPAGRRASHADLPVIAGAGAEARVPEALELFTAATPLAGRLRGLERIGNRRWDLVLDEGQRILLPEEDAVQALERAMAMDGAVDMLSRDIAAVDLRLAQRPTLRLNHDAAQEYWRIKAIETGEKR from the coding sequence ATGCGACAGGTAGGAGCCGCGCCCGCCCGCGTGCAGCAGCGTCCGGCAGGCCGCGCGCAGGCCTATCGCTCCGACCCCGCGCCGTCGCGGCTGAAATACCGGCTCGAGCGGCTCATGCTGACGCCGCTCTTCCGCTTCTCGCTGCGCTTCGGCCTGCCGTTCCTCGTCGGGATCGGCGGCGCCTCCTGGTACTTCTCCTACGACAGCAACCGCGAGTCCTTCCTCGGCGCGATCCAGTCGGTGCGCGACCAGATCGAGAGCCGGCCGGAATTCCGCGTCGATCTCATGGCGATCGACGGTGCCAGCGACGGCGTCGCGGCGGACGTGCGCGAGATCCTCTCGCTCGATTTCCCGCTCAGCTCCTTCGACCTCGATCTCGACGAGATGCGCGGCATCGTCACCGGGCTCGACGCGGTGAAATCCGCGACGCTCCGGATCAAGCAGGGCGGGGTGCTCGAGGTCTCGATCGTCGAGCGGGTGCCGGTGGTGCTCTGGCGCGGCGTGCGCGGGCTCGAGCTGCTGGACGAGGAAGGCGTGCTCGTCGGTCCGGCGGGCCGGCGCGCCTCGCATGCGGACCTGCCGGTGATCGCCGGGGCCGGGGCCGAGGCCCGGGTGCCCGAGGCGCTGGAACTCTTCACCGCCGCCACGCCGCTGGCCGGAAGGCTGCGCGGGCTCGAGCGGATCGGCAATCGCCGCTGGGATCTCGTCCTCGACGAGGGGCAGCGCATCCTGCTGCCCGAGGAGGACGCCGTCCAGGCGCTCGAACGGGCCATGGCGATGGATGGCGCCGTGGACATGCTTTCGCGTGACATCGCGGCGGTGGACCTGCGGCTGGCACAGCGCCCGACGCTGCGGCTGAACCACGACGCGGCACAGGAATACTGGCGGATCAAGGCCATCGAGACCGGGGAAAAACGATAA